The proteins below are encoded in one region of Deinococcus metalli:
- a CDS encoding GNAT family N-acetyltransferase, with translation MRAWPDLTALGALRRAAWGGHDDGAAWRAVLEHSLTWITAHDGDALVGFVNVAWDGGAHAFLLDTTVHPAAQRRGVGGELVRRAAQAAREHGGVEWLHVDYEPHLHGFYAACGFTPTPAGLLRLT, from the coding sequence GTGCGCGCGTGGCCCGACCTGACCGCGCTGGGCGCACTCCGGCGAGCCGCGTGGGGCGGACATGACGACGGCGCGGCGTGGCGGGCCGTGCTGGAGCACTCCCTGACGTGGATCACCGCCCACGACGGCGACGCCCTGGTGGGCTTCGTGAACGTCGCGTGGGACGGGGGCGCGCACGCCTTCCTGCTCGACACGACGGTGCATCCGGCGGCGCAGCGGCGCGGCGTCGGCGGGGAGCTGGTGCGGCGGGCCGCGCAGGCCGCGCGGGAGCACGGCGGGGTGGAGTGGCTGCACGTGGACTACGAGCCGCACCTGCACGGCTTCTACGCGGCGTGCGGCTTCACGCCCACCCCGGCCGGGCTGCTCAGACTGACGTAA
- a CDS encoding amino acid transporter, giving the protein MPSAKRAPHPIIEDVSRWLVQDEPVQEPEGFYEPEKKAQARHQTHPWWKVMCLTGVDYFSTLGYQPGIAALAAGALSPIATLVLVLVTLFGALPMYRRVAEQSPHGDGSISMLERLLTYWPGKFLVLTLIGFVATGFIITITLSAADAAAHITENPFMKPLVGGHEILVTLLLILLLGMVFIKGFKEAIGIAVVLVAVYLGLSAVVIGQSAAMIGAQPHVIGDWLGALQQGYASPLAVVGAALLVFPKLALGLSGFETGVVVMPLIKGDPGDTEAEPVGRIRNGKRLLTTAALLMSVFLIASSVVTTLLIPAPLFQPGGEANGRALAYLAHEHLGGLLGTAYDVSTIGILWFAGASAMAGLLNIVPRYLPRYGMAPEWSRVHRPLVLIFVLICVVVTLAFRANVDNQAAAYATGVLAMMTSAAVAVALSAARRRQRGRAWAFGVISAIFVYTSAVTVISNPQGLYIAALFIVLVLAVGISSRVSRSFELRVSSVQLDESAIRLLKASPIRPLRLVSHYPGRSSEEEYRKQEMRVRQMVHLPPEQPFIFLEVEVDDASEFTDVVEVTGFQVGAYGVLKATGSSVPNTIAAVMLHLRGKGAPPQVYMRWSEQSPLPLALDFVIGGRGDVPPLTREILRRAEPDRDRRPIVHVGG; this is encoded by the coding sequence ATGCCTTCTGCCAAGCGTGCGCCCCACCCCATCATCGAGGACGTCTCCCGTTGGCTGGTGCAGGACGAGCCCGTTCAGGAGCCCGAGGGGTTCTACGAACCCGAGAAGAAGGCGCAGGCCCGGCACCAGACGCACCCGTGGTGGAAGGTGATGTGCCTGACGGGCGTGGACTATTTCTCCACGCTGGGCTACCAGCCGGGCATCGCGGCGCTGGCGGCGGGCGCGCTGTCGCCCATCGCCACGCTGGTGCTGGTGCTGGTCACGCTATTCGGGGCGCTGCCGATGTACCGCCGCGTGGCCGAACAGAGCCCGCACGGCGACGGCTCGATCAGCATGCTGGAGCGCCTGCTCACGTACTGGCCGGGCAAGTTCCTGGTGCTCACCCTGATCGGTTTCGTGGCCACGGGCTTCATCATCACGATCACGCTGTCGGCGGCCGACGCGGCGGCGCACATCACGGAAAACCCGTTCATGAAGCCGCTGGTGGGCGGGCACGAGATCCTGGTGACGCTGCTGCTGATCCTGCTGCTGGGCATGGTGTTCATCAAGGGCTTCAAGGAAGCGATCGGCATCGCGGTGGTGCTGGTGGCGGTGTACCTGGGCCTGAGCGCGGTCGTGATCGGCCAGTCGGCCGCGATGATCGGCGCGCAGCCGCACGTGATCGGGGACTGGCTGGGCGCGCTGCAGCAGGGGTACGCGTCGCCGCTGGCCGTGGTCGGCGCGGCGCTGCTGGTGTTCCCGAAGCTGGCGCTGGGCCTGTCGGGCTTCGAGACGGGCGTGGTGGTCATGCCGCTGATCAAGGGCGATCCGGGCGACACCGAGGCCGAGCCCGTCGGGCGCATCCGCAACGGCAAGCGCCTGCTCACCACGGCCGCGCTGCTGATGAGCGTGTTCCTGATCGCGAGCAGCGTGGTCACGACCCTGCTGATTCCCGCGCCGCTGTTCCAGCCGGGCGGTGAGGCGAACGGCCGCGCCCTGGCGTACCTGGCGCACGAGCACCTGGGCGGGCTGCTGGGCACGGCCTACGACGTCAGCACCATCGGCATCCTGTGGTTCGCGGGGGCGTCGGCCATGGCGGGCCTGCTGAACATCGTGCCGCGCTACCTGCCGCGCTACGGCATGGCCCCGGAGTGGAGCCGCGTGCACCGGCCGCTGGTGCTGATCTTCGTGCTGATCTGCGTGGTGGTCACCCTGGCGTTCCGCGCGAACGTGGACAACCAGGCGGCCGCCTACGCCACGGGCGTGCTCGCCATGATGACCAGCGCGGCAGTCGCGGTGGCCCTGAGTGCGGCGCGCCGACGCCAGCGGGGCCGGGCGTGGGCCTTCGGCGTGATCAGCGCGATCTTCGTGTACACCAGCGCCGTCACAGTGATCAGCAACCCGCAGGGCCTGTACATCGCGGCGCTGTTCATCGTGCTGGTGCTGGCGGTGGGCATCAGCTCGCGGGTGTCGCGGTCGTTCGAGCTGCGGGTCAGCAGCGTGCAGCTCGACGAATCGGCCATCCGGCTGCTCAAGGCGTCCCCGATCCGGCCTCTGCGGCTGGTGTCGCACTACCCAGGCCGCTCTTCGGAGGAGGAGTACCGCAAGCAGGAGATGCGCGTGCGCCAGATGGTGCACCTGCCGCCTGAGCAGCCGTTCATCTTCCTGGAGGTCGAGGTCGACGACGCGAGCGAGTTCACCGACGTGGTGGAGGTCACGGGCTTTCAAGTGGGGGCATACGGAGTGCTCAAGGCGACGGGCTCCAGCGTGCCGAACACGATTGCGGCGGTGATGCTGCACCTGCGCGGCAAGGGCGCGCCGCCGCAGGTGTACATGCGCTGGTCCGAGCAGAGCCCGCTGCCCCTGGCGCTGGATTTCGTGATCGGCGGGCGCGGCGACGTGCCGCCCCTGACGCGCGAGATCCTGCGGCGCGCCGAACCCGACCGGGACCGCCGGCCGATCGTGCACGTGGGCGGGTGA
- a CDS encoding glycine C-acetyltransferase translates to MPTSLSDRLSADLGSLRDQGLLIHPRVLDSASRARTRVDGREVVNLASNNYLGFADHPALRAKAAEYLEAWGAGAGAVRTIAGTLRIHEEFEAQLAEFKHTGSALVLHSGFTTNQGVLGALLREGDVVISDELNHASIIDGLRLTKATKRVYKHADPADLERLLRENDTDGLKLVVTDGVFSMDGDVAPLDRLVEVARRYGAVTYVDDAHGSGVLGAQGRGTVHHYGLEDADDVIQVGTLSKAWGGVGGYAAGHADLRELLINRARPYLFSTAQAPATVGALSAALTEVQRDPTLMERLWDNTRYFKTELQGLGFDTFGSTTPITPVIFGEAPAAFEASRRLFDRGVFAVGLGFPTVPRGLARIRNIVTAEHTRDDLDHALEAYAEVGRSLGIIS, encoded by the coding sequence ATGCCGACGTCCCTGTCCGACCGTCTGAGTGCCGACCTGGGCAGCCTGCGCGACCAGGGGCTGCTGATCCACCCGCGCGTGCTGGACAGCGCCAGCCGCGCCCGCACGCGCGTGGACGGGCGGGAGGTCGTGAACCTCGCCAGCAACAACTACCTGGGCTTCGCGGACCACCCGGCCCTGAGGGCCAAGGCCGCCGAGTACCTGGAGGCGTGGGGGGCCGGGGCCGGCGCGGTGCGAACGATTGCGGGAACGCTCCGCATCCATGAGGAGTTCGAGGCCCAACTGGCCGAGTTCAAGCACACCGGCAGCGCCCTGGTGCTGCACAGCGGCTTCACCACCAACCAGGGCGTGCTGGGCGCCCTGCTGCGCGAGGGGGACGTGGTGATCAGCGACGAGCTGAACCACGCCAGCATCATTGACGGCCTGCGCCTGACCAAGGCGACGAAGAGGGTCTACAAGCACGCCGACCCGGCTGACCTGGAGCGCCTGCTGCGGGAGAACGACACGGACGGCCTGAAACTCGTCGTGACCGACGGCGTGTTCTCCATGGACGGCGATGTGGCGCCGCTGGACCGACTGGTGGAGGTCGCCCGGCGGTACGGCGCGGTCACGTACGTGGACGACGCGCACGGCAGCGGCGTGCTGGGCGCGCAGGGACGCGGCACCGTGCACCACTACGGCCTTGAAGACGCCGACGACGTGATCCAGGTGGGTACGCTGAGCAAGGCGTGGGGCGGCGTGGGCGGCTACGCGGCCGGGCACGCGGACCTGCGCGAGCTGCTGATCAACCGCGCCCGGCCCTACCTGTTCTCGACCGCGCAGGCGCCCGCCACCGTCGGGGCACTGAGCGCCGCGCTGACCGAGGTGCAGCGCGACCCCACACTGATGGAACGCCTGTGGGACAACACCCGGTACTTCAAGACCGAGCTGCAGGGCCTGGGCTTCGACACCTTCGGCAGCACCACGCCGATCACGCCCGTCATCTTCGGGGAGGCGCCGGCCGCGTTCGAGGCGAGCCGCCGGCTGTTCGACCGGGGCGTGTTCGCGGTCGGCCTGGGCTTCCCGACGGTGCCGCGCGGCCTGGCGCGGATCCGCAACATCGTGACCGCCGAGCACACGCGGGACGACCTGGACCACGCCCTGGAGGCCTACGCCGAGGTCGGGCGGTCGCTGGGGATCATCTCCTGA
- a CDS encoding tautomerase family protein: protein MPMIDVTAPAGLFADKHALAVALSQAVMRWEGVPDLALFRDNTAAFIHELDPDAFGTAGGDRRMVRVHVLTPVGTLDRAKQLGVVTDLTRLVAQAAGDDTLAARTWVTLSESPDGGWGIAGHAHTNEEIVLAARRELAGG, encoded by the coding sequence ATGCCCATGATCGATGTCACCGCGCCCGCCGGACTGTTCGCCGACAAGCACGCCCTCGCCGTCGCCCTCTCGCAGGCCGTCATGCGATGGGAGGGCGTACCGGATCTGGCCCTGTTCCGCGACAACACCGCCGCCTTCATCCATGAACTCGACCCGGACGCCTTCGGCACGGCCGGCGGAGACCGCCGCATGGTGCGCGTGCACGTGCTCACGCCGGTGGGCACGCTCGACCGCGCCAAGCAGCTCGGCGTGGTGACCGATCTCACGCGGCTCGTCGCGCAGGCCGCCGGGGACGACACCCTCGCCGCGCGCACGTGGGTCACGCTGTCCGAATCGCCGGACGGCGGCTGGGGCATCGCCGGGCATGCCCACACCAACGAGGAGATCGTCCTCGCGGCCCGCAGGGAACTCGCCGGGGGCTAG
- a CDS encoding TetR/AcrR family transcriptional regulator: MARYPKDHRQHTRERIVQAATEAFKTEGIDGVGVARVMGKAGLTHGGFYAHFQSKDELVGEVLAGGLDAAVHPRVQAAREAGEGLAGVVRGYVNRAHRDHPATGCVLPALSGEVARQPQAVRGALTASLERLIADMSELSTAPDAAARRADALATLAGMVGALALSRAVCDPALSDEVLKATRDELMRRHTPGTG; encoded by the coding sequence GTGGCACGCTACCCGAAGGACCATCGTCAACACACGCGCGAGCGGATCGTGCAGGCGGCCACCGAGGCCTTCAAGACCGAGGGCATCGACGGCGTCGGCGTCGCCCGGGTGATGGGCAAGGCGGGCCTCACCCACGGCGGGTTCTACGCGCATTTTCAGAGCAAGGACGAACTCGTGGGCGAGGTGCTCGCGGGCGGCCTAGACGCCGCCGTGCATCCACGGGTCCAGGCCGCCCGCGAGGCCGGCGAGGGACTGGCAGGCGTCGTGCGAGGGTACGTCAACCGCGCGCACCGCGACCATCCGGCCACCGGCTGCGTCCTGCCCGCCCTGAGCGGCGAGGTGGCCCGGCAGCCGCAGGCGGTGCGCGGCGCCCTGACCGCCTCGCTGGAACGCCTGATCGCCGACATGAGTGAGCTGTCCACGGCGCCGGATGCGGCGGCCCGCCGTGCCGACGCCCTAGCGACCCTGGCCGGCATGGTGGGCGCGCTGGCCCTGTCGCGCGCCGTGTGCGACCCGGCTCTGAGTGACGAGGTACTGAAGGCCACCCGCGACGAACTGATGCGCCGGCACACGCCCGGCACCGGCTAG
- a CDS encoding MFS transporter has protein sequence MTAPRADSASLQRATLTASSLAVIVVMLNVSIVNPALPTLGRVFGVGAHDVPWVANVYNIVFAAMLLAGGLLGDRFGFRRVLLAGLTLGVVGATISALAPSFGVILAGRALQGLSSAVIQPATLVLLTLAFTDGAARARAIGLWAGVSGLGIAVGPLLGGTIIDTLGSAAVFWTVAATALGTLLFTARRTRELAPPRPRPIDVPGVILAVTALATLAYGLSQGNVLGWSSAPVLACVGTALLAAALFVAVEGRSPHPLVDLTLFRHRAFTTANVGSLVASFGPFGLLVFITLFLQGVEHVSATRAGLITALFPIGIGVASPLGGRLVSRIGVRGVGAGGLALIGVGLLLVLGLRVGASPVILAAEFFVMGVGTGFANSALTTATVSSAPAAQASQASSVLAAMRQMGVALGIATWGALIARSGDGSVGFLAGLHSAAVVIGAVVLAGAAGVWIGLSSPAGAAAARPANEGT, from the coding sequence ATGACCGCTCCCCGCGCCGATTCTGCATCGCTCCAGCGGGCCACCCTGACGGCCAGTTCCCTGGCGGTGATCGTGGTCATGCTGAACGTGTCCATCGTGAATCCAGCGCTGCCCACGCTGGGGCGCGTCTTCGGCGTGGGAGCGCACGACGTGCCGTGGGTGGCGAACGTGTACAACATCGTCTTCGCGGCCATGCTGCTGGCGGGCGGCCTGCTGGGTGACCGCTTCGGGTTCCGGCGCGTGCTGCTGGCCGGGCTCACGCTCGGCGTGGTCGGCGCCACCATCAGCGCCCTGGCCCCCAGCTTCGGCGTGATCCTGGCCGGACGGGCCCTCCAAGGACTCAGCTCCGCCGTGATCCAGCCCGCGACCCTGGTGCTGCTCACGCTGGCCTTCACCGACGGCGCCGCCCGTGCCCGCGCCATCGGCCTGTGGGCGGGCGTGTCTGGACTGGGCATCGCCGTGGGCCCTCTGCTGGGCGGCACCATCATCGACACGCTCGGCTCCGCCGCCGTGTTCTGGACGGTGGCCGCGACAGCGCTGGGCACGCTGCTCTTCACGGCCCGGCGCACCCGCGAACTGGCGCCGCCCCGGCCCCGGCCCATCGACGTTCCCGGCGTGATCTTGGCGGTTACGGCCCTCGCCACGCTCGCCTACGGCCTGTCCCAGGGCAACGTGCTGGGCTGGAGTTCCGCGCCGGTGCTCGCCTGCGTGGGTACGGCCCTGCTCGCCGCCGCCCTGTTCGTGGCCGTGGAGGGCCGCAGTCCCCACCCGCTGGTGGACCTGACCCTGTTCCGCCACCGGGCGTTCACCACCGCGAACGTCGGCTCGCTCGTCGCGTCGTTCGGGCCGTTCGGGCTGCTGGTGTTCATCACGCTGTTTCTCCAGGGCGTCGAGCACGTCTCCGCCACGCGCGCCGGCCTCATCACCGCGCTGTTTCCCATCGGGATCGGTGTGGCGTCCCCGCTCGGCGGGCGGCTGGTCTCACGCATCGGCGTGCGCGGGGTCGGAGCGGGCGGCCTGGCCCTGATCGGCGTGGGCCTGCTGCTGGTGCTGGGCCTGCGCGTGGGCGCGTCCCCGGTGATCCTGGCCGCCGAGTTTTTCGTCATGGGCGTGGGCACCGGCTTCGCGAACAGCGCCCTGACGACCGCCACGGTCAGCAGCGCCCCGGCCGCACAGGCCAGTCAGGCCTCCAGCGTCCTCGCCGCCATGCGGCAGATGGGCGTCGCCCTCGGCATTGCCACGTGGGGCGCCCTGATCGCCCGCAGCGGCGACGGCAGCGTGGGCTTCCTGGCCGGCCTGCACAGCGCGGCCGTCGTGATCGGCGCGGTGGTGCTCGCGGGCGCGGCCGGCGTGTGGATCGGGCTGTCGAGCCCGGCAGGCGCCGCGGCGGCCCGGCCGGCGAACGAGGGCACCTGA